In Nostoc piscinale CENA21, the genomic stretch TGCTAACTGTGCTGCAAGTAAAGCATGAGCGCGATGATAAATTACTTCCCAACCATTTTGTGTAGGTTTAACAATCACCGATCAATCTCCCTAGAAAAGTGCTGAGTTTTGCATTAAGTCATTATTACATTTGCGGAGTTTAAAATTACAATGTAGTATATATACTACAAATGTTAAAAACTTATTAGCTCAATCCAAGTGTGTTCTAGGCAATTTTATACATCAACACACAAGTTGAACTACTAAATGTTTTTATTCAATCTGCTACAGGGGCGAAAACTCGCTCAGTTATCTATGCAAATTACTATGTGGAAAACTTTTTATATCAAACCTAACGAAATTGGTATCTTATATCACCGCAGTGATTTTAAGAAAATTTTGCAGCCCGGTACTTACACTTATTTTGGTAAGCATTGGCAAATTAAAACCTATGACCTCAACCAACCAGAAGCTAAGATTGACAACCTAGAACTATTGCTGCGAAATCATAGTTCTGAGTTACAGGAACATCTTGTAATTGTGAGAACTGGTTTTGGTCAAGCGGCTTTAGTCCACTGGGGGCAGAATTGGGTGAGCATTCCGCCTAATCAACTCCGGGCTTTTTGGCGTGGTTTTATTGAGGTAGAAACTCATCTGTTTAACTTGAATCAAAGTTTAGTGTTACCGGCGGAGTTTGTTCAACAATTACGCGGAATTGCTTTGAACGGAATCAAGAAATTTCTGATTTCTGAGTATGAGGTTGGTTTGCTGTATGTGCAGAATAACTTTGTACAGCCGCTAGAACCTGGGGAGTATGCTTTCTGGGCTGTTGATAGAGATGTGACGGTGCGGACTCTCAGCCGCATTTTGCCAAATCCTGATTTTCCTTTAGAGGATGTGCTGATTGAGCGACATCCTGAGTTTGTGGCGGCTTATTGTGAGGTAGTGCAGTTGCAGAATCAACAAATAGCGATCGCACGTTATCAAGGTAAAGTAATTTCTATCCTCAAGCCATGTAGCCGCAAACTATTTTGGCAAGGTGTAGAAATAGAAATCATTGACATCAACACCGAGGCGACATTACCACCGCGTTTAATTGCTGAGTTAGTTTCAGGTTTACCAGAAACTCTGGCGTTGAGCCGCAGCTTTTTGCATATCTGCGAAGTACCCCCACAACACCTTGGGTTACTGTACATCAATCAAGAGTTTCAAACTCAACTGCAACCAGGAAAGCACGTCTGGTGGCTATTCGGGCGTTCTCTGCAAACCGAAGTCTTTGACCTGCGTCAGCAAACTCTAGAAGTTTCTGGTCAAGACATTTTGTCTAAAGACAAAGTACCATTGCGCTTGAATTTAACTGCTGGTTTCCGCATCATCGACCCTCTGAGAGCCAAAAATGGTTTGTCAGATATTGTTGGTTACTTATATAAAGAAGCTCAGTTTGCTTTGCGTGGTGCAGTTGGCGAAAGAACCTTAGATGCGTTACTAGAAGATAAAGGCGCAATTGATAGAAGTATTTTTGAATACATCCGTCAAAAAACCGCCGACTATGGAATTGAAGTTGATTCAGTAGGGGTAAAAGATATTATCCTGCCTGGAGAAATTAAAACCATCTTGAGCAAAGTAGTAGAAGCGGAAAAAGCCGCCCAAGCTAACGTAGTGCGTCGGCGAGAAGAAACTGCTGCAACTCGTAGTATGTTAAATACTGCCAGAGTTATGGAAGATAACCCGGTTGCATTGCGGTTGAAAGAATTAGAAGTATTAGAGCGAATTGCTGAGAAGATTGAAAAAATTCAAGTTAATGGCAGCTTAGATAGCATCTTAACGGAATTGATTCGGATTAATCGGCAATAAAAGTTGTGGGGAAGGGTGTAAGGGTTGTGAATACCTTCACCCTACAAAGTTAGAGAATTTTTGACTTTTAACTTTTAACTTTTGACTTGATTCCTTTCCTCCGCTCTAATGCTTATGTACCCTTTCTAACAACCACAAAGAAGCGATCGCACCAACAAAGTGAGCAGTAATCCCGTTAATATTAGCTACGGCGACAAACACATCTAACGCCCGAATAATTTTATTGGGGTCTGTAATTGCTACCCCTGGTGGTTGGGAGATAGATTTGGCGACTAAAACGCCTAAAGTAGAGCCAGCACCTAAAAGAGTTAATAGTATTCCGACTAAACTAACAATTATGCCTAATCTGATAGCGGCGATTGTATCTGCCTTACTAGGGTGTAAAGCATGATTCGGATTTTCTAATCTTTTACCAAGGCGAGTATAGCGAAAGTCCCAGTATACGCTAAATAATAAAGCTACAATCCCACAGATTGCCCAAAATATCCCAACTCCCAAACCTGCATTTGGTTGGTCAGCAAAGCCACGCCCAGTTGAAGCAAACAACACAGCTATCCCAGAAACCACAGCCAGTCCTAGTTGTACCCAAAAAGTAATCCAGCCTGTCAAACGAATAGTGTTACCAATTGCGTGAAGCGATGGTACTAAGGTTCTTGCGTCTGTTTCTGTTTGCATATTAATGTCCATCTAACTTAAAAAGAAAGTCGGGATACTTCTTTTTCATGATTGATTGTGGGTTTTCCCATGATTGAATATTTTGCATTGCTGAGAAACTTCCCTTAGTTTCCAGCATATTTTGGCTTGATATTGGGATACGACCACCTAGAGATAGAACCATCAGCTATCTTAAGGATGACTCAATACAGGAATTTTATATGGACACTTGACAGTATCCAATCTATCTAAAAAGATTATTCTGCCAACACTTTAGAGTAAAATTAATCCTTTAGATAGAGGAGGGCAAAGCCGATGACTCGTGTCATCATTGTACGTCACGGTCAAAGTAGCTACAACGCCGAGCGGCGTATTCAAGGGCGCACAGATGCGTCAAAATTAACAGAAAAAGGTCGTAATGATGCCAGTAAAGTAGGCAAAGCCCTCAGCAATATTTCATTTCAGGCAATTTATTGCAGTCCTCTGCAACGAGCTAAACTCACAGCCGAGATTATTCAAAGTGAGTTAGCCAATACTCAAGAGTCTGCTGCTGTCCAAACTTCGGATAAGTTATTGGAAATTGATTTGCCCTTGTGGGAGACGATGTTAACTGCTGATGTTGAGCAGAAGTTTGCTGAAGACTATCGCATTTGGCATGAAAATCCTCACCAATTGGTGATGCAAATTCAAGATGCTGAGGGAACAAGAGAGCATTTTCCAGTTCTAGCTTTGTACGAACAAGCACAGCAATTTTGGCAAGCAACTTTGCCACAGCATCAAGGTAAAACGATTTTAATAGTTGGGCATAACGGGATTAATCGCGCCTTGATTAGCACTGCATTGGGTATTCCTCCCAGTCGTTATCATTCTATTCAGCAATCTAACTGTGGTGTGACTGTATTGAATTTCGCTGGCGGTTTGGGTGAACCAGTCCAACTAGAATCGATGAACCAGACGCAGCACATGGGGGAGGCTTTACCTTCATTGCGTCCACATCACCGAGGAGTGCGGTTGTTATTGGTGCGTCATGGCGAGACAGAGTGGAACCGTCAAACCAGATTTCAAGGACAAATTGATGTTCCTTTAAATGACAATGGCAGAAATCAAGCTCAAAAAGCAGGAGAATTTCTCAAGGATGTAGCCATTGACTTTGCTGTGAGTAGTTCTATGCAACGTCCGAAAGAAACAGCCGAGATTATATTAAGTCAGCATCCCAGCATTGAGTTAGACCTGCAAGATGGTTTGCGAGAAATTAGTCATGGCCTTTGG encodes the following:
- a CDS encoding slipin family protein yields the protein MWKTFYIKPNEIGILYHRSDFKKILQPGTYTYFGKHWQIKTYDLNQPEAKIDNLELLLRNHSSELQEHLVIVRTGFGQAALVHWGQNWVSIPPNQLRAFWRGFIEVETHLFNLNQSLVLPAEFVQQLRGIALNGIKKFLISEYEVGLLYVQNNFVQPLEPGEYAFWAVDRDVTVRTLSRILPNPDFPLEDVLIERHPEFVAAYCEVVQLQNQQIAIARYQGKVISILKPCSRKLFWQGVEIEIIDINTEATLPPRLIAELVSGLPETLALSRSFLHICEVPPQHLGLLYINQEFQTQLQPGKHVWWLFGRSLQTEVFDLRQQTLEVSGQDILSKDKVPLRLNLTAGFRIIDPLRAKNGLSDIVGYLYKEAQFALRGAVGERTLDALLEDKGAIDRSIFEYIRQKTADYGIEVDSVGVKDIILPGEIKTILSKVVEAEKAAQANVVRRREETAATRSMLNTARVMEDNPVALRLKELEVLERIAEKIEKIQVNGSLDSILTELIRINRQ
- a CDS encoding DUF3611 family protein, with product MQTETDARTLVPSLHAIGNTIRLTGWITFWVQLGLAVVSGIAVLFASTGRGFADQPNAGLGVGIFWAICGIVALLFSVYWDFRYTRLGKRLENPNHALHPSKADTIAAIRLGIIVSLVGILLTLLGAGSTLGVLVAKSISQPPGVAITDPNKIIRALDVFVAVANINGITAHFVGAIASLWLLERVHKH
- a CDS encoding histidine phosphatase family protein, producing MTRVIIVRHGQSSYNAERRIQGRTDASKLTEKGRNDASKVGKALSNISFQAIYCSPLQRAKLTAEIIQSELANTQESAAVQTSDKLLEIDLPLWETMLTADVEQKFAEDYRIWHENPHQLVMQIQDAEGTREHFPVLALYEQAQQFWQATLPQHQGKTILIVGHNGINRALISTALGIPPSRYHSIQQSNCGVTVLNFAGGLGEPVQLESMNQTQHMGEALPSLRPHHRGVRLLLVRHGETEWNRQTRFQGQIDVPLNDNGRNQAQKAGEFLKDVAIDFAVSSSMQRPKETAEIILSQHPSIELDLQDGLREISHGLWEGKLEKEIEQEFPGELHRWRTVPAEVQMPEGENLQQVWERSVVAWQSIVQTALDNQLKTGLVVAHDATNKTLLCHILGLTAENFWNFRQGNGAVSVIDYPNGLDGFPVLQAMNITAHLGGGVLDKTAAGAL